acctgtccacaacctcagtcacactccaaactccactatggccaagaccaaagagctgtcaaaggacaccagaaacaaaattgtagacctgcaccaggctgggaagactgaaccTGCAATAGGTaatcagcttggtttgaagaaatcaactgtgggagcaattattaggaaatggaagacatacaagaccactgataatttccctcgatctggggctccacgcaagatctcaccccgtggggtcaaaatgatcacaagaacggtgagcaaaaatcccagaaccacacaggggggaccgagtgaatgacctgcagagagctgggaccaaagtaacaaagcctaccatcagtaacacaatacgtcgccagggactcaaatcctgcagtgccagacgtgtccccctgcttaagccagtacatgtccaggcccgtctgaagtttgctagagagcatttggatgatccagaagaagattgggagaatgtcatatggtcagatgaaaccaaaatataactttttggtaaaaactcaacacgttgtgtttggaggacaaagaatgctgagttgcatccaaagaacatcatacctactgtgaagcatgggggtggaaacatcatgctttggggctgtttttctgcaaagggaccaggacgactgatccgtgtaaaggaaagaatgaatggggccatgtatcgtgggaTTTTGAGcaaaaacctccttccatcagcaagggcattgaagatgaaacgtggctgggtctttcagcatgacaatgatcccaaacacaccgcccaggcaacgaaggagtggcttcgtaagaagcatttcaaggtcctggagtggcctagccagtctccagatctcaaccccatagaaaatctttggagggagttgaaagcccgtgttgcccagcaacagccccaaaacatcactgctctagagatgtgcatggaggaataggccaaaataccagcaagtgtgtgaaaaccttgtgaagacttacagaaaacatttgacctctgtcattgcaaaCAAAGAGTACataaaagtattgagataaacttttgttattgaccaaatacttactttccactataatttgcaaatagtttttttttaatcctacaatgtgattttctggattttttttttctcattttgtctgtcatagttgaagtgtacctatgatgaaaattacaggcctcatctttttaagtgtgagaacttggcacaattggtggctgactaaataattttttgccccactgtataccccAGGACATTAGAAGCATTGTCAATTGAGTAATATGAAGTCATGTTAACATTCTTATTCCAGGTTTCCACAAATAATATGCCTATAACAGGCTCCATCTGCCAGGTTCTGGTGCAGCTCCCACATCTTCCAAAGTAACAGCTTCATGGACCAGGATGCAAGATACAGACACACTGTACCCTAGTCTTCGGGAGTATCCTACaatggttaatacatgattccatgtgtcatttcattgttttgatgtcatcattattctacaacgtagtaggaaaaaaaatgaaaaacccttgagtcccaacttgactggtactgtatattattaatAAGAGTGAATCACTTAACTACTGTAGTAATATCCGCACGGTGTTTAGTGTCCACCAATCTCTACCAAAAGGATACAGACTATACACCCAGAAAGGACCACGCAACATTCAGCTCTGCACCtacacattttatttttaaaaaaattacaaaattaaaaaatgtttccATAGGAAAGTGATACAAATGTGCAATCCCATCTCCTGCGTATCCTTTTTAAAATGCATCGTCAATAGTAACAATTATTATTTGCATCATTAACTGACATACTACCTAGCAATAAaagacaaaataaaaaaaataaaaatacagaaAAGCAGAAGAGGGACAGTCTGCATGTTGAGTCCCTGCATTGAACAAAGGGTTCTGTATGAAAGAGGAGATTGGGGGATATTAAATATCTGTAGCAGCCATTTCCTGGAGAAGTAAGTCACCCTCAAACAGCCCCTTCAGTCATGAGATTGGGTTGTGGATTCAATTGAAACAGGGAGCCTTCTGGGAATTGGAGTTGACAAGAGAAAATCCCCTACGACACTCATGTAACATTTACATTGTCCTTTTGCAAATGCTCTCATCTAAAGCGATTTACGGTCAATGCAAATTAAGGTGTTTTGTGGCCCCTACTGGAATTGAACATACAACCTTTGTAGGCATAAGCCAATCGGAACCCTGTAACAATATTATTCCAACCCTTCGAGATGTACATTTAGTGATGTTTTAAGAGAGATTCAGCCTCAGCTCAGGATTAGATCTCAGTCTTTCATACAGAAAAGTGAGAAATGTGCGCTAACATgccccctctcattctcccatCAAGTAACTGGCCTTTCAACGgtatgagtaaaaaaaaaaaaaatttaaacatTAAATAGGAAATTAATAATAACACAGAGTACTGGGCCAGTTGAGTGGCAGTGTGGTGGTGGGTATGTATGGGATTATGTTGGTGTTGTGTTTAGAGCACACAGGTCTGGCTAGACTTGGTGGGCAGCACCAGGCTGCTCTCATGGCCACAGCTGGATGTCACACAGGACGCATCCTCAACGGGAGTGGGCATCCCCTGGGTACAGATCTGCTGTATGCACTGCCTATACAGGGACAAGAGAAAACCAAAACGGATTTAAAATCAGAAAGAAGGTTGAGAATTGATGATATCTCTTTATGGAGAGATGTTGCCACAATCACATTCTATTTCTCTCTACATTCCCAACAACTTACCAAGCTGTGCGGGACATGATGTAGTAGATGTCTGGCTTCTGGAAGCCGTTGAAGGTAGAGGACGCAGCCACAGTGTAGGCCCCCATATTCTCAAACAGCAGCCACTCTCCCACTTGCATATCCGGCAGAGTGCACACCTCAGCGATGCGATCCAGGCCGTCACAGGTTGGTCCCCAGATGCTACAGGGGTACATACGCTCATCTGGCTTTGGCTTCTGTAGACGGAAAATGCAAACAGGTTTTATGGACTAACTTTGTGAGAGTTTGTTTGGTTGAGTGAAATAAAGTGTGTTAATCAACTTACCTTGTGCAGGGTAGGCAAGGGGTGAGCATGGTCATATAGAATACAGTTGAAGGAGCCATAGACACCATCGTTCACATAGTACATCAGAGTCCGGTCACTGATCCAATCGTCATCCTCTGTAGGGGCAGAGTTGTGTAAATTATAATGAAACTTGGCTCGCTATTACTTTGGATTAAGTGATGCAATTTTATGTGGCACGTCAGGCATTAACCACAAGTTTGCAGATTGAGTCAATTTGCTCATACCATCAGAGGCAGACTGCTCGTTCATGATGACCTTCTTTGCGATGACGTTAACAGCTAGGGTGTAGGCAGAGGCCACATAGTAGCGGCCTGGCTCAGCAATGATCCGGATCCCAGAGTCGGCAGGGAAATACTTGTCCAGTGCTGGGTTGATAACGGCTGTGATCTCCTCAAACTTGAGCTTGGTATCCTCAGACCCAGGGAAACCGCCACCAATGTCCAGGAGGGTCATGTTGAAACCCACCTCAGCCTGCAAAAAAGAGAACCAACAAAGATGAGTTAGACCTACTTGAGAACCAACTGCAGGTTAAGGGTCCGTTTATAAAATGTAGGTGATACGTTCCAAGCAGAAAGACACTCACCCCCATGTCAAAGACACAGCGGGCATCAGAGATGGCCTGGTTGTAGGTTTCTGGGTCAGTGCAGCCACTCCCCACGTGGAAGCTGACCCCGATAACGTCCAGGCCCAGTTCCATAGCCCTCTCCAGGAGACCCCGGCATGCCTTCATGGTGGCACCAAACTTGACACTGAGCTGGCAAACAGCCTTGGAATCATCTGTGGCAATGCGCAGGACTAGTCTGGGCAGGGAGAAAGAAAAGTTGGAGGTGCACTTTTCTAGAGTAGCCGGATAAGTTACTTACAAAACCAAGTGTTTTCAGTGTGGCTAAAGAACAGCCGTGGAGATGTTTCTTACTTGGCATTGTCGTGGCACCGAGCCACCTTCATGAGCTCCACGTCGCTGTCGAAGGTCATCATCTGCACGCCGTGGGCAGAGGCATACTTGATCTGGGATACCTGCTTGCAAGGGTTGGCATAGATGATCCTGCTAGCGTCCACACCCAGAGACTGAACAATCTGGATCTCAGTCTGATGGGACAAAAACAGACTGGGTCAGAACAGGACACACATTCACAGGGCAGCAGGGTCGGGGGTCAAGGCCATTTCAATAAACCAGGAGATGTTTAGAATGAGACATACCTTGCTTGCACAGTCAAAGCCAGCGCCCAAGGAGGCCAAGGTCGTGACAACAGTCCGGCTGTCATTGCATTTGACAGCATAGAAGGGCGTTACGCGAGGCATGGCACGCGCCCATCGCATGTGCTTCTTCAGCACGTCACTCAAGTCACATACGTAGAAGGCATCCTTATCATCCTGGAGAGGCAAAGACACGGATGCAAGAGAATAAGAAATACATCGTACAGTGACAAATGCCTCATCAACAAGTCACTTCTCATACCAAATGCAGCTAAATCAGGGACAGCAGGAAGTTCTCCTTACCGACATGGACATCTCATTGATCTTCTGCTCAACAATGTCACGGGCACAGAAGCCCTCCTCCAGGAAGGCAAAATCGGCAGGAGCGAAAGTGTTCA
This genomic stretch from Oncorhynchus keta strain PuntledgeMale-10-30-2019 chromosome 29, Oket_V2, whole genome shotgun sequence harbors:
- the LOC118362641 gene encoding ornithine decarboxylase 1-like; amino-acid sequence: MNTFAPADFAFLEEGFCARDIVEQKINEMSMSDDKDAFYVCDLSDVLKKHMRWARAMPRVTPFYAVKCNDSRTVVTTLASLGAGFDCASKTEIQIVQSLGVDASRIIYANPCKQVSQIKYASAHGVQMMTFDSDVELMKVARCHDNAKLVLRIATDDSKAVCQLSVKFGATMKACRGLLERAMELGLDVIGVSFHVGSGCTDPETYNQAISDARCVFDMGAEVGFNMTLLDIGGGFPGSEDTKLKFEEITAVINPALDKYFPADSGIRIIAEPGRYYVASAYTLAVNVIAKKVIMNEQSASDEDDDWISDRTLMYYVNDGVYGSFNCILYDHAHPLPTLHKKPKPDERMYPCSIWGPTCDGLDRIAEVCTLPDMQVGEWLLFENMGAYTVAASSTFNGFQKPDIYYIMSRTAWQCIQQICTQGMPTPVEDASCVTSSCGHESSLVLPTKSSQTCVL